A stretch of Ranitomeya variabilis isolate aRanVar5 chromosome 3, aRanVar5.hap1, whole genome shotgun sequence DNA encodes these proteins:
- the PDHA1 gene encoding pyruvate dehydrogenase E1 component subunit alpha, somatic form, mitochondrial isoform X1 has product MQNMLSLLSRVLRGSAQKPVTGAAGEAARVIVASRSYADFASEATFDIKKCDVHKLEETPPTTAVLTREEGLQYYRTMQTIRRMELKSDQLYKQKIIRGFCHLYDGQEACCVGLESGINPTDHLITAYRAHGYTYTRGVSVKEILAELTGRRGGCAKGKGGSMHMYAKNFYGGNGIVGAQVPLGAGIALACKYFGKDEICVSLYGDGAANQGQIFETYNMAALWKLPCIFICENNRYGMGTSVERAAASTDYYKRGDYIPGLRVDGMDVLCVREATKFAANHCRSGKGPILMELQTYRYHGHSMSDPGVSYRTREEIQEVRSKSDPITLLKDRMLNNNLSNVEELKEIDVEVRKEIEEAAQFATTDPEPPLEELGYHIYHNEPTFEVRGANPWIKYKSVS; this is encoded by the exons GCCGCCCGTGTTATTGTGGCATCACGCAGCTACGCAGACTTTGCATCTGAAGCAACATTTGACATCAAG AAATGTGACGTACACAAACTGGAGGAGACCCCACCGACCACTGCGGTGCTGACTCGCGAGGAGGGTCTGCAGTACTACAGGACCATGCAGACCATCCGGCGCATGGAGCTGAAGTCAGACCAGCTCTACAAGCAGAAGATTATTCGCGGGTTCTGCCATCTTTATGATGGGCAG GAAGCTTGTTGTGTCGGTCTAGAATCTGGTATAAACCCCACCGATCACCTGATCACAGCCTACCGAGCACATGGGTACACCTATACCCGCGGAGTCTCCGTGAAGGAAATCCTGGCGGAGCTGACAG GAAGAAGAGGCGGCTGTGCCAAAGGTAAAGGAGGATCTATGCACATGTATGCCAAAAACTTTTACGGTGGAAATGGCATCGTAGGAGCTCAG GTGCCCCTCGGAGCCGGCATAGCTCTGGCCTGTAAGTATTTCGGAAAGGATGAGATCTGTGTGTCCCTTTATGGCGACGGTGCCGCTAACCAG GGTCAGATTTTTGAGACCTACAACATGGCTGCCCTATGGAAACTGCCTTGTATCTTCATTTGTGAAAACAACAGATATGGTATGGGCACCTCTGTGGAGAGGGCGGCAGCAAGTACCGACTACTACAAACGTGGGGACTACATCCCAGGCCTCAGG GTTGATGGCATGGATGTTCTTTGCGTCAGAGAAGCCACCAAGTTTGCTGCTAATCACTGCAGATCTGGGAAG GGGCCTATTCTGATGGAGCTTCAGACGTATCGTTACCATGGACATAGTATGAGTGACCCTGGAGTTAG TTACCGAACAAGAGAAGAGATTCAGGAAGTGAGGAGTAAAAGTGACCCCATTACTCTGCTGAAGGACCGGATGCTCAACAACAACCTGTCCAATGTGGAGGAACTGAAG GAAATCGATGTTGAAGTGCGAAAAGAAATTGAGGAAGCCGCCCAGTTTGCCACCACTGACCCGGAGCCCCCTCTGGAGGAACTAGGATATCACATTTATCACAACGAACCTACTTTTGAAGTACGAGGCGCAAACCCCTGGATCAAGTACAAATCTGTCAGCTAA
- the PDHA1 gene encoding pyruvate dehydrogenase E1 component subunit alpha, somatic form, mitochondrial isoform X2 — MQNMLSLLSRVLRGSAQKPVTAARVIVASRSYADFASEATFDIKKCDVHKLEETPPTTAVLTREEGLQYYRTMQTIRRMELKSDQLYKQKIIRGFCHLYDGQEACCVGLESGINPTDHLITAYRAHGYTYTRGVSVKEILAELTGRRGGCAKGKGGSMHMYAKNFYGGNGIVGAQVPLGAGIALACKYFGKDEICVSLYGDGAANQGQIFETYNMAALWKLPCIFICENNRYGMGTSVERAAASTDYYKRGDYIPGLRVDGMDVLCVREATKFAANHCRSGKGPILMELQTYRYHGHSMSDPGVSYRTREEIQEVRSKSDPITLLKDRMLNNNLSNVEELKEIDVEVRKEIEEAAQFATTDPEPPLEELGYHIYHNEPTFEVRGANPWIKYKSVS, encoded by the exons GCCGCCCGTGTTATTGTGGCATCACGCAGCTACGCAGACTTTGCATCTGAAGCAACATTTGACATCAAG AAATGTGACGTACACAAACTGGAGGAGACCCCACCGACCACTGCGGTGCTGACTCGCGAGGAGGGTCTGCAGTACTACAGGACCATGCAGACCATCCGGCGCATGGAGCTGAAGTCAGACCAGCTCTACAAGCAGAAGATTATTCGCGGGTTCTGCCATCTTTATGATGGGCAG GAAGCTTGTTGTGTCGGTCTAGAATCTGGTATAAACCCCACCGATCACCTGATCACAGCCTACCGAGCACATGGGTACACCTATACCCGCGGAGTCTCCGTGAAGGAAATCCTGGCGGAGCTGACAG GAAGAAGAGGCGGCTGTGCCAAAGGTAAAGGAGGATCTATGCACATGTATGCCAAAAACTTTTACGGTGGAAATGGCATCGTAGGAGCTCAG GTGCCCCTCGGAGCCGGCATAGCTCTGGCCTGTAAGTATTTCGGAAAGGATGAGATCTGTGTGTCCCTTTATGGCGACGGTGCCGCTAACCAG GGTCAGATTTTTGAGACCTACAACATGGCTGCCCTATGGAAACTGCCTTGTATCTTCATTTGTGAAAACAACAGATATGGTATGGGCACCTCTGTGGAGAGGGCGGCAGCAAGTACCGACTACTACAAACGTGGGGACTACATCCCAGGCCTCAGG GTTGATGGCATGGATGTTCTTTGCGTCAGAGAAGCCACCAAGTTTGCTGCTAATCACTGCAGATCTGGGAAG GGGCCTATTCTGATGGAGCTTCAGACGTATCGTTACCATGGACATAGTATGAGTGACCCTGGAGTTAG TTACCGAACAAGAGAAGAGATTCAGGAAGTGAGGAGTAAAAGTGACCCCATTACTCTGCTGAAGGACCGGATGCTCAACAACAACCTGTCCAATGTGGAGGAACTGAAG GAAATCGATGTTGAAGTGCGAAAAGAAATTGAGGAAGCCGCCCAGTTTGCCACCACTGACCCGGAGCCCCCTCTGGAGGAACTAGGATATCACATTTATCACAACGAACCTACTTTTGAAGTACGAGGCGCAAACCCCTGGATCAAGTACAAATCTGTCAGCTAA